A region from the Chitinophaga sp. Cy-1792 genome encodes:
- a CDS encoding TolC family protein, giving the protein MDYNTDWIMSLSYRLKQLLLPALPGPLLCLLLCLHATNVKAQTPVPPPEDSVTSVVWSLQDCLNYAARYNINLNSLRLTKLSSEQDLILSRAAKLPNLNATVGQNFTGGKNVNESYVLSASGNYSINSNVTLYNGGFLNKDIQQKNLLLQVADLNVTAQMNDITLLITQAYLSILLAKENIVYVKDVVTTSEAQVKQAQQQYDVGSLALVGLVQLQAQLANDKYLLVTAENTRRQNLLTLKQILQLPTGKPFDIISPDTLIGAGMLTPVQEAQQQAFDTRPEIKAGNVGVDVAKLDLAKAKTGYLPVLTAGGALASNYATGLNNAYLKQLDNNFYQQIGLTLSVPIFTRKVNKTNVEKAKIEVDQSDLSLQNTKVNLSQTVEQAYINVLNAQSQYDAAVEQYKYNQESYRIANETLKIGAANIVQYLQQKNLYIQALQAYIQAKYNAALTIRIYDFYRGVPVKL; this is encoded by the coding sequence ATGGACTATAATACAGATTGGATTATGTCGCTGTCTTATCGGTTAAAACAACTCCTGCTACCTGCCTTGCCAGGACCGCTGCTATGTCTGCTGCTATGCCTGCATGCAACTAACGTAAAGGCACAAACGCCGGTGCCACCACCGGAGGATTCTGTTACCTCCGTTGTGTGGAGCCTCCAGGATTGCCTCAATTATGCGGCCAGGTACAATATTAATCTGAATAGCCTCCGGCTGACGAAACTAAGCAGTGAGCAGGACCTCATTCTTTCCAGGGCGGCAAAACTGCCTAACCTCAATGCTACGGTCGGACAAAATTTTACCGGTGGCAAAAATGTCAATGAATCCTATGTACTGTCTGCCTCCGGAAATTACAGTATCAACTCCAATGTGACTTTATACAACGGTGGTTTTCTCAATAAAGATATCCAGCAGAAAAACCTGTTATTACAGGTTGCTGACCTGAATGTGACTGCACAGATGAACGATATCACCCTGCTGATCACACAAGCCTATTTAAGCATCTTGCTGGCGAAAGAAAATATAGTTTACGTAAAAGATGTAGTGACCACTTCGGAAGCCCAGGTAAAACAGGCACAGCAACAATACGATGTAGGGAGCCTGGCCCTGGTAGGCCTCGTGCAGCTGCAGGCCCAGCTGGCAAATGATAAATACCTGCTGGTAACGGCAGAGAATACACGCCGGCAGAATCTCCTGACACTCAAGCAAATACTACAGCTGCCCACCGGCAAGCCTTTCGATATTATCTCTCCTGATACCCTGATTGGGGCCGGAATGCTCACTCCCGTGCAGGAGGCACAACAACAGGCTTTTGATACCCGCCCGGAAATAAAAGCCGGTAATGTCGGCGTAGATGTGGCTAAGCTGGACCTGGCAAAGGCAAAAACCGGTTATCTTCCAGTACTGACCGCTGGTGGCGCACTCGCCAGCAACTATGCCACAGGCCTCAATAATGCGTACCTGAAACAGCTGGACAATAACTTCTATCAGCAAATCGGACTAACACTCTCCGTACCCATCTTTACAAGAAAGGTCAATAAGACCAATGTGGAAAAGGCAAAGATAGAAGTAGATCAGTCTGATCTCAGTTTGCAGAATACCAAAGTCAACCTCTCGCAAACAGTAGAACAGGCATATATAAACGTTTTAAATGCACAGAGCCAGTATGATGCGGCGGTCGAACAGTATAAGTATAACCAGGAAAGTTATCGTATCGCCAATGAAACACTGAAGATCGGTGCTGCCAATATTGTACAGTACCTGCAGCAGAAAAACCTCTATATACAAGCCTTACAGGCTTATATACAGGCGAAATATAATGCTGCACTCACTATCCGAATCTATGATTTTTACAGGGGCGTCCCGGTAAAACTATAA
- a CDS encoding efflux RND transporter periplasmic adaptor subunit — MGKYKRLIISIVVVVAALLLIWFFFIRKKGATVTFTTEAPAYGHIATTVTATGTIQPVDTVAVGTQVSGTLKYLYADFNSAVKKGQLLGQLDQSLFQAAVDQYKGMLASAKSQLVFQQANYGRQEQLYKTGAISRADYDNSTYLLNNAKASVASNAAQLASAEKNLEFSNIYSPIDGVVLNRNVSVGQTVAASFSTPTLFVIARDITKMQVQASVDEADIGNVKDSQRVSFTVDAYLDDVFAGHVQEIRLQPTVSSNVVTYTTIINATNDQMKLKPGMTANVTIYTAERDSALLIPVRALKYRPDSTVLGSKYVLISAVSKHEKATPKDTNVVTNITSKRDGEVNYVWVLRGDTLQQKRIRTGLNDNTHLEVLHGLSPDDMVITGQDNGSSGAAPTAQGTSSPFLPKMGRKR, encoded by the coding sequence ATGGGAAAGTATAAACGGCTGATAATATCTATTGTGGTGGTGGTAGCAGCCCTGCTGCTGATCTGGTTCTTCTTTATCCGTAAAAAAGGCGCCACGGTTACCTTTACCACGGAAGCACCAGCCTATGGTCATATAGCCACTACCGTTACTGCTACCGGCACTATTCAGCCGGTGGATACGGTAGCTGTAGGTACACAGGTATCAGGTACGCTTAAATACCTGTATGCCGACTTTAACTCCGCCGTGAAAAAAGGACAGCTACTCGGACAGCTGGACCAGTCTTTGTTTCAGGCTGCAGTGGATCAATATAAAGGTATGCTGGCCAGTGCAAAAAGTCAGCTGGTATTCCAGCAGGCAAACTACGGCCGTCAGGAACAGTTATATAAAACCGGCGCCATCAGCAGGGCGGATTACGATAATTCTACCTACCTGCTCAACAACGCAAAAGCAAGCGTGGCAAGCAATGCCGCCCAGCTGGCATCGGCAGAGAAAAACCTGGAGTTCAGTAACATCTATTCACCGATCGATGGCGTTGTGCTGAACAGGAATGTGAGCGTCGGACAAACAGTAGCGGCTTCTTTCAGTACACCAACACTCTTTGTGATCGCCAGAGATATTACTAAAATGCAGGTGCAGGCCAGTGTGGATGAAGCAGATATCGGAAACGTGAAAGACAGTCAGCGTGTATCCTTTACCGTTGATGCCTACCTGGATGATGTGTTTGCAGGGCATGTACAGGAAATCCGCCTGCAGCCCACCGTTTCATCGAATGTGGTGACCTACACCACTATCATCAATGCCACGAATGATCAGATGAAACTCAAGCCCGGCATGACGGCCAACGTAACGATATATACCGCCGAAAGGGACAGTGCGCTGCTCATACCCGTACGTGCGTTGAAATATCGCCCGGACTCCACTGTTCTTGGCAGTAAATATGTACTCATTTCTGCGGTAAGCAAACACGAGAAGGCTACTCCAAAGGATACTAATGTGGTGACCAACATCACATCAAAGAGAGACGGAGAAGTCAACTATGTATGGGTGTTACGGGGAGATACCCTCCAGCAGAAACGTATACGGACAGGCCTGAACGACAATACACATCTGGAAGTATTGCATGGCCTGTCGCCCGATGATATGGTTATTACCGGTCAGGATAACGGCAGTAGCGGGGCGGCTCCTACGGCTCAGGGCACCAGTAGTCCATTCCTGCCAAAAATGGGACGTAAGCGATGA
- a CDS encoding ABC transporter ATP-binding protein: protein MSKKILEIDNIRREFRMGTEVVHALKGVHFSVSAGEFVTIMGSSGSGKSTLLNILGCLDKPTSGNYLLDGMSVGNMGKNELARVRNLKIGFVFQSYNLLARTSALENVELPLFYNKEISAHERREKAIKALEAVKLADRLDHKPNQLSGGQQQRVAIARALVNDPVMILADEATGNLDTRTSYEIMSLMQDLNKEGKTIIFVTHEPDIAAFSSRTVMLRDGKVQKDTINDNIRSAKEALAALPVSDDY from the coding sequence ATGAGCAAGAAAATTCTTGAAATAGACAATATCCGTCGGGAATTCAGGATGGGAACGGAGGTCGTGCATGCGCTGAAAGGGGTTCACTTTTCAGTGAGTGCAGGCGAATTTGTTACCATCATGGGAAGTAGCGGCAGTGGTAAAAGTACCTTGCTGAATATCCTGGGTTGCCTGGACAAACCTACCTCTGGTAACTATCTGCTGGATGGTATGAGCGTAGGTAATATGGGAAAGAATGAGCTGGCAAGAGTAAGAAATCTGAAGATAGGATTTGTTTTCCAGTCGTATAACCTGCTGGCAAGAACTTCTGCGCTGGAAAATGTAGAACTGCCGCTATTTTATAACAAGGAAATTTCGGCACACGAACGCCGCGAAAAAGCCATCAAAGCACTGGAGGCAGTTAAACTGGCAGATCGCCTGGACCATAAGCCCAATCAGCTTTCCGGTGGTCAGCAGCAACGTGTGGCCATTGCCCGGGCGCTGGTGAATGATCCGGTGATGATCCTCGCCGATGAGGCCACCGGTAACCTGGATACCCGCACCTCCTACGAGATCATGTCACTGATGCAGGACCTCAACAAGGAAGGTAAAACGATCATATTCGTAACACATGAACCTGATATTGCCGCATTCAGTAGTCGCACCGTGATGCTGAGAGACGGTAAAGTGCAGAAAGATACTATTAATGATAACATTCGTTCCGCAAAAGAAGCGCTGGCAGCGCTACCGGTATCGGACGATTATTAA
- a CDS encoding ABC transporter permease, with translation MSVFNLIRLALLALQRNKLRAFLTMLGIIIGVAAVIAMVAIGQGSKESIQTQLGNMGSNMVTIMPASNVAGGARLDASTVQTLTIADVRALQKQATLLTAVSPVSSSKGQAISGALNWPTTLQGGNTDYFDIRKLTLKDGILFSESDVASAAKVCIIGQTVIDNLFPSGESPIGKIIRFNKIPLQVIGTLVPKGQSSFGQDQDDIIVAPYTTIMKRVLATTYLQNIFASAVSEDQSDAAVDQITTILRETHRLRPGDENNFQVRTMAELIKTLSSTSSLLTILLTAIAGISLIIGGIGIMNIMYVSVTERTREIGLRMSIGARGRDILLQFLVEAILISVTGGIIGVILGVSASTIISLTLGWPTLVSQSSIVLSFMVCALTGVFFGYYPALKASRLDPIEALRYE, from the coding sequence ATGAGTGTATTCAATCTCATACGACTGGCATTGCTGGCCCTTCAGCGTAATAAACTCAGGGCCTTCCTGACCATGCTGGGTATTATCATCGGGGTGGCCGCTGTAATTGCCATGGTGGCAATAGGACAGGGGTCTAAGGAGAGTATACAGACGCAGCTTGGCAACATGGGTTCCAACATGGTGACCATTATGCCTGCCAGCAATGTAGCCGGTGGTGCACGTTTAGACGCTTCGACCGTGCAAACGCTCACCATTGCTGATGTGCGGGCATTGCAGAAACAGGCCACCTTACTGACAGCTGTTTCTCCTGTATCCAGCTCAAAAGGACAGGCCATTTCTGGTGCCCTCAACTGGCCAACAACGCTGCAGGGAGGTAATACAGACTACTTCGATATACGAAAACTGACACTGAAAGATGGTATCCTCTTCTCGGAATCGGATGTAGCTTCAGCAGCCAAGGTATGTATCATCGGACAAACAGTAATCGATAACCTGTTTCCCAGCGGTGAAAGCCCTATCGGCAAAATTATCCGCTTTAATAAAATCCCCCTGCAGGTGATCGGAACACTGGTGCCTAAAGGACAAAGTTCGTTCGGGCAAGACCAGGACGATATCATCGTGGCGCCCTATACCACGATCATGAAGCGCGTACTGGCTACTACCTATCTGCAGAATATTTTTGCCTCTGCTGTCAGCGAAGACCAGTCTGATGCTGCTGTTGATCAGATTACCACCATCCTCCGGGAAACACACCGGCTTCGCCCGGGTGATGAAAATAATTTTCAGGTAAGAACAATGGCGGAACTGATCAAAACGCTCAGTTCCACCAGTAGTCTGCTGACGATATTGTTGACCGCCATTGCCGGTATATCACTGATTATCGGTGGTATTGGTATCATGAATATCATGTACGTATCTGTTACAGAGCGTACCCGAGAAATAGGCCTGCGTATGTCTATAGGCGCCAGGGGGCGCGATATCCTTCTTCAGTTCCTGGTAGAAGCCATTCTTATAAGTGTCACCGGCGGTATCATTGGGGTGATACTTGGCGTCAGTGCCAGCACCATTATTTCACTGACGTTAGGATGGCCAACATTAGTATCGCAGAGTAGTATTGTACTCTCTTTTATGGTGTGTGCGCTCACCGGCGTTTTCTTCGGCTATTACCCTGCCCTGAAGGCTTCCCGCCTGGATCCTATCGAGGCGTTGCGCTACGAATAA
- a CDS encoding DUF6268 family outer membrane beta-barrel protein — protein sequence MHTCNNFRSIRRGIPFLFFITLAGKGYAQLGPASLNGPGIAVSADYLPSSHYIRPEDSVKTASTTSQRRYNFGAGFNIFNHLDTATRKVNSLSVRMAASYTQLENKDYEDQIFPKELLNATIAFQYYHTMRNRWAMMGIAGVSLGTDLEDINGQDIFVQGGVLFIKTKNPHFSYGFGAVLTNTFGTPMVLPGFYIGWNSGNKFRVDIQFPEKASVSTALNKYTDLALALRMTGATYDLSHFKNNKRLMGSMQMTTGLENTWHLGKHLDAVVAGGVMLINSATFSEKKLSEMFKEKPQYRLGTNYYLSTGLRWNFIPRK from the coding sequence ATGCATACCTGCAACAATTTTAGATCCATCCGTCGCGGCATTCCATTTCTCTTTTTTATTACACTGGCCGGTAAAGGCTATGCCCAGCTGGGGCCCGCCTCATTGAATGGCCCGGGCATCGCGGTCAGTGCAGATTACCTGCCATCTTCCCATTATATCCGGCCGGAAGACAGCGTAAAAACGGCTTCCACCACCAGCCAGCGTCGTTATAATTTCGGTGCAGGCTTCAACATATTCAATCACCTCGATACCGCCACCAGGAAAGTTAACAGCCTGTCTGTACGCATGGCGGCCAGCTATACACAGCTGGAAAACAAAGATTACGAGGACCAGATATTTCCTAAAGAACTGCTGAATGCAACAATCGCATTTCAATATTACCATACTATGCGTAACCGCTGGGCTATGATGGGCATCGCAGGCGTCTCCCTGGGTACGGACCTCGAAGATATCAACGGGCAAGATATCTTTGTGCAGGGAGGCGTGCTGTTCATCAAAACAAAAAACCCGCATTTCTCCTATGGTTTCGGTGCCGTGCTTACCAATACATTCGGTACCCCCATGGTGTTACCGGGCTTTTATATCGGCTGGAACTCCGGAAATAAATTCCGTGTTGATATCCAGTTTCCCGAAAAGGCTAGCGTCTCCACAGCACTTAACAAATACACAGACCTGGCCCTGGCATTACGTATGACCGGCGCCACGTATGACCTCTCCCATTTCAAAAACAACAAACGACTGATGGGCTCCATGCAGATGACCACCGGGCTGGAAAACACCTGGCATCTGGGCAAACACCTGGACGCTGTGGTTGCCGGTGGCGTGATGCTCATCAACAGCGCTACCTTTTCTGAAAAGAAGCTGTCAGAAATGTTTAAGGAAAAACCTCAATACAGGCTTGGCACCAACTACTATCTCAGTACTGGTTTAAGATGGAATTTTATTCCCAGAAAATAA
- a CDS encoding VOC family protein, producing MASVNPYLNFNGNCEEAFNLYKSVFGGEFYMLSRFSEMPAEFPSDPSEKDKIMHVSLPFKGGTVLMGSDAPKAYQRPIEASNLNVAVHVDSEDEANKVFNGLSAGGTVTMPMAKTFWNAYFGMLTDKFGVNWMVSYDYAPHKPQ from the coding sequence ATGGCAAGTGTAAATCCTTATCTGAACTTCAACGGCAACTGCGAAGAAGCATTCAACCTCTACAAATCCGTTTTCGGCGGAGAGTTTTATATGCTGTCCCGCTTCAGTGAAATGCCCGCTGAATTCCCAAGCGACCCTTCCGAGAAAGACAAAATCATGCACGTATCTTTACCCTTTAAAGGCGGTACCGTTTTAATGGGCAGTGATGCTCCTAAAGCCTACCAACGCCCGATTGAGGCCTCTAACCTCAATGTAGCCGTACATGTCGACTCTGAAGATGAAGCCAACAAGGTTTTCAACGGATTATCCGCAGGTGGCACCGTTACCATGCCAATGGCCAAAACCTTCTGGAACGCTTACTTTGGAATGCTCACAGATAAATTCGGTGTTAACTGGATGGTTAGCTACGACTACGCACCACACAAACCACAATAA
- a CDS encoding 2'-5' RNA ligase family protein, with the protein MIVTLQLSGGDQQYFNALRDAHYPKRFNYLQAHITLFYKLPEDHPEVMTILADAARVAPFTLEVTHIFSFGPGVAFSLQDEALTQWHTGLQARLAPYLIRQDQQPLHPHITIQNKVTTFKATQLQASLMASFQPFFVKTTGLQTWRYLKGPWKALSEYPFQG; encoded by the coding sequence ATGATAGTTACATTACAATTAAGTGGGGGCGATCAGCAATATTTTAATGCCCTGCGCGATGCGCATTATCCTAAGCGGTTCAATTATCTGCAGGCACATATCACACTGTTTTACAAGCTGCCGGAAGACCATCCGGAAGTAATGACCATCCTGGCTGATGCTGCCAGAGTAGCGCCTTTTACACTGGAAGTAACGCATATCTTCAGCTTCGGCCCCGGCGTGGCTTTTAGTTTGCAGGATGAGGCGTTAACCCAGTGGCATACCGGACTACAGGCCCGGCTGGCGCCTTATCTCATCCGCCAGGACCAGCAGCCGCTGCACCCGCATATTACCATTCAGAATAAAGTGACCACTTTCAAGGCAACACAGCTGCAGGCTTCCCTGATGGCGTCATTCCAGCCTTTTTTCGTGAAAACCACCGGGTTACAAACCTGGCGTTATCTCAAAGGCCCCTGGAAAGCCCTGTCAGAATACCCCTTTCAGGGGTGA
- a CDS encoding Crp/Fnr family transcriptional regulator, whose amino-acid sequence MDRFYQYLRHYTNHPLEENERNMLAEAFVLRRFRRKQYLLQEGDVCRHLSLITKGAMRQYSVDEKGVEHIVQFGIENWWMSDRESFELGSISKYNIDAWEDTEVLQIGYDDWWTLRNAIPAMRILTAEMDKRHSIAAQKRIHAAITLTAEERYLLMLQHQPAFVQRFPQNMIASYLGISPETLSRIRKQAFLRGD is encoded by the coding sequence ATGGATAGATTTTATCAGTACCTGCGTCATTACACCAATCATCCGCTGGAAGAAAATGAGCGGAATATGTTGGCTGAAGCCTTTGTGCTGCGCAGGTTTAGAAGAAAACAATATCTCCTCCAGGAAGGAGATGTATGCAGACATTTATCGCTGATTACCAAAGGAGCGATGCGCCAGTATTCTGTTGATGAGAAAGGAGTGGAGCATATTGTTCAGTTTGGTATAGAAAACTGGTGGATGTCTGACAGAGAAAGTTTTGAACTGGGCTCCATATCGAAGTATAATATCGATGCCTGGGAAGATACCGAAGTGCTGCAAATCGGCTACGACGATTGGTGGACTTTACGCAACGCCATTCCTGCCATGCGTATCCTTACTGCAGAAATGGATAAACGGCATTCTATTGCTGCACAGAAACGGATTCATGCTGCCATTACCCTTACCGCAGAAGAAAGGTACCTGCTCATGCTGCAACATCAGCCGGCATTTGTACAGCGCTTTCCGCAGAACATGATCGCCTCTTACCTGGGTATATCCCCTGAAACACTCAGCCGTATCAGGAAACAGGCTTTTCTACGCGGCGACTGA
- a CDS encoding alpha/beta hydrolase → MRELNTRHILLIHGAFISAAAWNSWKAFFESKGYKVLVPPWPQQQEPAPVLRQNFPDPLPASIRLKDLVQYYADIATAQPELPVLLGHGAGGLITQLLLQCNAGAAGITINSLPPPGLYSLNYAFLKSNFRKLGYYTSASNPYRMSYNEWQQGFTNGMPEEQQRNSYEQYVIPASRRLLRDCAGSAARVDFSKPHVPLLLLAGDNDQTIPASVAYKNFKKYKQNGYLTEFSQLPGRNHFMIGQPTWEEDAAFILNWIRSK, encoded by the coding sequence ATGCGAGAATTGAATACCCGGCATATCCTGCTGATTCATGGCGCGTTTATCTCCGCAGCTGCCTGGAATAGCTGGAAGGCATTTTTCGAAAGCAAAGGATATAAAGTATTGGTACCCCCATGGCCTCAACAACAGGAGCCCGCTCCGGTGCTGAGGCAAAACTTCCCCGACCCGTTGCCCGCTTCCATAAGGCTGAAGGACCTGGTACAGTATTACGCCGATATCGCCACCGCACAACCGGAATTACCGGTATTGCTCGGGCATGGCGCCGGCGGACTGATCACACAGCTGTTATTGCAATGTAATGCCGGAGCTGCCGGTATTACCATCAACAGCCTGCCCCCACCCGGTTTGTATTCACTCAACTACGCATTTCTAAAATCTAACTTCAGAAAACTGGGATATTATACTTCCGCCAGTAATCCCTATCGGATGAGTTACAATGAATGGCAGCAGGGTTTTACGAATGGCATGCCGGAAGAGCAGCAACGAAACAGCTATGAACAATATGTGATACCTGCCTCCCGGCGGCTGTTGCGCGATTGCGCAGGCAGTGCTGCCCGGGTAGATTTCAGTAAACCACATGTACCACTGTTGCTGCTTGCCGGAGATAATGATCAAACGATCCCTGCTTCCGTGGCATACAAAAATTTTAAAAAATATAAACAAAACGGATATCTGACTGAATTCAGCCAGCTTCCCGGCCGCAATCATTTTATGATTGGCCAGCCCACCTGGGAGGAAGATGCTGCATTCATTCTGAACTGGATCCGGTCAAAATAA
- a CDS encoding DinB family protein yields the protein MENTTFLDLTLNAWDSQVKRLTAAFDSFSDEELELQVAPNRNRVIYILGHMIAVNDMMLALLGLAERKYAQLDEFFISNPDEAIDEIPEAKDLRAYWKDITTTASQLFRALPPDEWLQKHTMVTQEEFEKEPNRNRYNVLLSRLNHMSYHLGQVVLVNR from the coding sequence ATGGAAAACACCACCTTCCTGGACCTTACACTCAATGCCTGGGATAGCCAGGTAAAGCGCCTCACCGCTGCCTTCGACAGCTTCAGTGACGAAGAACTCGAATTGCAGGTAGCCCCCAACAGAAACCGCGTCATCTATATACTGGGGCATATGATTGCTGTCAATGACATGATGCTGGCCCTGCTGGGACTCGCAGAAAGAAAATACGCACAGCTGGATGAATTCTTTATCAGCAATCCCGATGAAGCCATCGATGAAATACCGGAAGCTAAAGACCTGCGCGCTTATTGGAAAGATATTACCACTACTGCCAGTCAGCTGTTCAGGGCCTTACCACCCGATGAATGGCTGCAAAAACATACCATGGTAACGCAGGAAGAATTTGAGAAGGAACCGAACCGAAACCGGTATAACGTACTATTGTCGCGGCTTAACCATATGTCGTACCATTTGGGACAGGTTGTATTGGTAAACAGGTAA
- a CDS encoding LexA family transcriptional regulator produces MDQFLFHWAGNLRLLRQRKNLTRQQLSDATGIKISRLAAQETGKTRNPKMEDQVRISTYFNISIDQLIRTDLATLTAEQLYELETAGPLDIAGKHIRVLPITVNNDNEENMEFIPLKAQAGYAQGFNDPEFIASLPKFTLPGLPREKTIRMFPVSGDSMQPIADGSHIIAQYIDDWSLIKKNVPCVVVLKEDGIVFKLVDNSMKMDGTLRLHSLNPLYEPFRVNASEVLEIWKFIGYVSKEMPAAIAS; encoded by the coding sequence ATGGATCAGTTTTTATTTCACTGGGCAGGTAATCTCAGGTTGTTAAGACAACGGAAAAATCTGACCCGCCAACAACTCTCCGACGCCACCGGTATTAAGATCAGCCGGCTGGCAGCCCAGGAAACGGGCAAAACAAGAAATCCCAAAATGGAAGACCAGGTACGTATCTCCACCTACTTCAACATCTCCATTGATCAGCTTATCAGAACAGATCTTGCTACATTAACCGCTGAACAGTTATACGAGCTGGAAACAGCAGGGCCGCTGGATATCGCCGGCAAACATATACGTGTACTGCCAATCACCGTCAACAACGACAACGAGGAAAACATGGAATTTATTCCGTTAAAAGCGCAGGCAGGCTATGCACAGGGATTCAATGATCCTGAATTCATTGCATCACTGCCGAAGTTTACCCTGCCGGGTTTACCGCGTGAAAAAACCATTCGCATGTTCCCGGTAAGTGGCGACAGTATGCAGCCCATCGCTGATGGCAGTCATATCATCGCACAGTATATAGACGACTGGTCGCTGATTAAAAAAAATGTGCCTTGTGTAGTGGTGTTGAAAGAAGATGGCATCGTATTTAAACTGGTAGATAATTCCATGAAAATGGATGGTACCTTACGATTACATTCACTCAATCCTTTGTATGAGCCGTTCCGTGTCAATGCCAGTGAGGTATTGGAGATATGGAAATTTATTGGATATGTGAGTAAGGAGATGCCGGCCGCTATCGCGAGTTAA
- a CDS encoding YwbE family protein, which yields MDGQYRKDVYPGLEVGIILKKDQRSGKKTYGIVKDLLTSAHYHSRGIKVRLEDGQIGRVAEIIG from the coding sequence ATGGACGGACAATATAGAAAAGACGTATACCCAGGCCTGGAAGTGGGCATCATCCTGAAGAAAGATCAGCGCAGCGGTAAAAAGACCTATGGCATTGTAAAAGACCTGCTCACCTCCGCACACTATCATTCCCGGGGCATTAAAGTGCGGCTGGAAGATGGCCAGATTGGCCGTGTAGCGGAGATAATAGGATAA
- a CDS encoding pseudouridine synthase: MEASSHRYFIIHKPYKMVSQFVSPDNVRLLGDLDFDFPEGTHAIGRLDNDSEGLLILTTNKKVTRLLFEDTVPHKRTYLVKGKHIIPPEKVKMLNEGVAIRTGVHEEYLTRPCEAEIVERPLNLTVREGDFEDHPHTWLRISLTEGKFHQVRKMMLAIGHRCQRLIRTSIEDLQLGDMKAGEVRELPEEEFFNRLNIKNYR, encoded by the coding sequence ATGGAAGCGAGCAGTCACCGATATTTTATTATTCATAAACCATATAAGATGGTTTCCCAGTTTGTCAGTCCGGATAATGTACGGCTGCTGGGCGACCTCGATTTTGATTTCCCTGAGGGTACACACGCCATCGGGCGCCTGGACAATGACTCTGAAGGATTGCTGATCCTTACCACCAACAAGAAAGTGACACGGCTCCTGTTTGAAGATACGGTACCGCATAAACGCACTTATCTTGTAAAGGGGAAACATATCATTCCGCCGGAAAAGGTAAAAATGCTGAATGAAGGTGTGGCCATCAGAACAGGTGTTCATGAAGAATATCTCACACGTCCCTGCGAGGCCGAGATCGTGGAAAGGCCGCTGAACCTCACGGTGCGGGAAGGCGATTTTGAAGATCATCCGCATACCTGGCTGCGCATCAGTCTGACCGAAGGGAAATTCCACCAGGTACGTAAAATGATGCTGGCCATCGGGCATCGCTGCCAGCGGCTCATACGCACTTCTATTGAAGATTTGCAGCTGGGAGATATGAAGGCCGGCGAGGTAAGGGAGCTGCCCGAAGAAGAATTTTTCAACAGACTGAACATAAAGAACTACCGCTGA